Sequence from the Fictibacillus arsenicus genome:
GAAGCGAGTGAAAACGATGCTGTAATCGTTGCTCATTGTGAAGACAATACACTTCTTCCAAAAGGAGGGGCATTTCATGAAGGACAATTCACTGAAAAGGAAGGGCTGCCTGGCATACCATCTGTAAGTGAATCTGTGCATATCGCACGAGATGTTCTGCTCGCTGAAGCAGCGAACGCAAGATATCATGTCTGCCATGTAAGTACAAAAGAATCCGTAAGAGTTATAAAAGACGCAAAGCGTGCAGGGATTAAAGTAACGGCAGAAGTTACACCTCATCACCTGATCTTAAGTGATAAAGACATTAAGAGTAATGACACCCATTATAAGATGAACCCGCCTTTAAGAAGCGAAAGTGACCGTGAGGCATTAATACAAGGATTAAAAGAAGGAACGATTGATTTTATCGCAACTGACCATGCTCCGCACAGTGCTGAAGAGAAAAACCAGGATGTTGAACTCGCACCGTTCGGAATCGTAGGACTGGAGACAGCTTTTCCGCTTCTATACAGTGAGCTTGTTTTAAACCAAGAAATTCTTACACTGCAAGAGTTAGTTGACATGATGACCAGCAAACCTGCTGTGAGCTTTAATCTTCCATACGGAACACTTTTAGAAGGTGCAAAAGCGGATTTAACAATCGTTGATTTGAATAAAGAAGAAGCAATCGACACAAAAACATTTGTTTCTAAAGGTAAAAATACACCATTTGATGGAAGAGTATGCAAAGGGTGGCCAGTCGCAACAATTTTTGAAGGAAAGCTTGTTTACAACAAGGAGGAGAGCTTCGTATGAAACGTTACTTAATCTTAGAAGATGGCACAATTTTTAATGGTTTAGCTTTTGGATCAAATCGTGAAGCAAACGGAGAGGTTGTTTTTACAACGAGTATGACAGGCTATCAGGAAGTTCTTACAGACCCTTCATACTGCGACCAAATTATAACTTTCACGTATCCGCTAGTAGGCAATTATGGCATCAATCGTTCGGATTATGAATCCATACGGCCGGCAGCAAGCGGAATCATTGTAAATGAACATGCGGAGTTCCCTAACCATCATGAAGGAATTCAGTCCTTAAGCAGCTGGCTCACGGCTAAAGATATTCCAGGACTTTATGGAATTGATACTAGAAAATTAACAAGAAAAATCAGGCAGCACGGGACATTAAAGGGAAGATTGTCCAATACGATTGAAAATGCTCAAGAAATCATCGATGAGATGAACGCATCACCTTTATCAACAGATCAAGTATCAAAAGTTTCGACTAAATCACCTTATCACCTTCCAAACAGCGGAAATAGAGTGGTTGTTGTAGATTTTGGAGTAAAAACAGGTATGCTGAGAGAATTATCAAGAAGATTATGCGATGTAATCGTAGTCCCTTATAATACACCGGCTGCTGATATTATCCGCCTTCAGCCAGATGGTGTTCTCTTGAGCAACGGACCTGGTGATCCAAAAGATGTCCCTGCAGGCATAACGATGATACAGGAGCTTTTAAACTATAACATTCCGATTTTAGGAATCTGTTTAGGGCATCAGCTTCTTGCGCTAGCTTGCGGCGGTGATACTGAAAAGCTGAAATTTGGACATCGGGGATCGAATCATCCTGTAAGAGATCTTGAGACAGGTAAGATTGCGCTGACTTCACAAAATCACGGCTACGCCGTTACTGAAAATTCATTAATGAACACTTCTTTAGAACTTACACATCAGGCTGTAAACGATGGAACTGTTGAAGGATTAAAACATAAAGAGAAACCAGCATTTTCAATCCAATATCACCCTGAAGCATCACCTGGACCACAAGATTCTAATCCGATATTTGATGACTTCATGAATATGATTAAAACAACGAAGAAAGAAGGTTTGATGCAGAATGCCTAAACGACATGACATACGAAAGATTTTAGTAATTGGATCAGGACCGATTGTAATTGGACAAGCAGCAGAATTTGATTATGCAGGAACACAGGCTTGCCAAGCATTAAAGGAAGAAGGATACGAGGTTGTACTTGTAAACTCAAATCCTGCAACAATAATGACAGATCCGAACATGGCAGATAAAGTATACATCGAACCTTTAACACTTGAGTTTGTATCAAGAATCATCCGTCAGGAACGCCCAGATGGTCTTCTTGCAACACTTGGTGGACAAACTGGCCTTAACCTGGCCGTCGAACTCTTCAATTCCGGTATTTTAGAGGAATACAACGTGGAATTTTTAGGCACTAAGCTGCCTTCTATTCAACAAGCAGAAGACCGAGATCTGTTTAGAGAATTGATGAGAGAGCTGAATGAACCGGTTCCTGAGAGCGCGATTGTCCACAACATGGATGAGGCAAGAGAGTTTGTTGAAGAACACGGTTACCCAGTGATTATTCGACCTGCTTTCACATTAGGTGGAACTGGCGGCGGTATCGTTACCGATAAAGAAGAGTTTTTAGAAATCACACCGGCAGGTCTGCATGCAAGCCCAGTTGGACAAGTTTTGATTGAAAAGAGTATCGCAGGATTTAAAGAAATTGAATATGAAGTGATGAGAGATAAGAACGACACTGCAATCGTTGTATGCAACATGGAAAACATTGATCCAGTGGGTATCCATACAGGAGATTCAATCGTTGTTGCACCGAGTCAAACTTTAACAGACAGAGACTATCAGCTGCTGCGCAACGCTTCATTAAAAATAATCAGAGCATTGAAAATCGAAGGCGGCTGCAACGTTCAGCTGGCACTTGATCCAGATAGCTCACAATATTATGTAATCGAAGTAAATCCGCGTGTAAGCCGTTCATCAGCTTTAGCATCGAAAGCGACAGGTTATCCAATCGCAAAGCTTGCAGCTAAAATCGCGGTCGGCTATACATTAGATGAAATCAAAAACCCAGTAACAGGCACCACATACGCTTGTTTTGAACCAGCACTTGATTACATCGTAACTAAGATTCCAAGATGGCCATTTGATAAGTTTGAAGGTGCAAATCGAAAGCTTGGAACTCAAATGAAGGCGACAGGAGAGGTTATGGCAATCGGCCGCAACTTTGAAGAATCACTTTTAAAAGCGGTTCGTTCGCTTGAAATTTCAGCTTTCCACCTGGAAGTGAAAGAAAATCACCTTACAGAGTCAGAAGTAGAAGAAAAAATCCTGAGAGCAGATGATGAAAGATTATTCTATATCGCAGAGGCATTCAGAATGGGGATCACAGTTGAACAGATTCACGAATGGACAAAGATTGATCTGTTCTTCCTTGAAAAACTGCACGGTATTATTTTGCTGGAAGATAGAGTGAAGGAACGTAAGCATGATGCTGGGATCTTGCAAAAAGCAAAGGAAAAAGGATTCAGCGATAAATGGATTGCAGAAGCTTGGGGAATGGATGAATACGAGCTGTATAAATTCAGACAAAACGAAAACATCATGCCAGTTTTTAAAATGGTAGATACTTGTGCAGCAGAATTCGAATCAGCTACACCATATTATTATGGAACATATGGTGATGAAGATGAGTCTGTCATCACAGATAAAAAGAGCGTTGTTGTATTAGGTTCAGGGCCAATAAGAATCGGTCAAGGAATTGAATTCGACTATGCAACAGTTCATACAGTATGGGCGATTCAGGAAGCGGGTTATGAAGCCATTATCATAAACAATAACCCTGAAACAGTTTCTACAGATTTTAGTATGTCAGACAAGCTTTATTTCGAGCCATTGACTGTAGAAGATGTTATGCACGTGATTCAGCATGAAAAGCCAGAAGGAGTTATTGTGCAGTTTGGAGGACAAACGGCGATCAACCTTTCTGAAGAGCTTGAGAGAAGAGGAATCAAAATTCTTGGAACTTCGCTCGACAGTATGGATTTGGCAGAAGACAGAGAACGTTTCGAAAAAGTGATGCAGAAGCTTAGCATACCTCAGCCTGCTGGTAAAACTGCTTTTTCAGTAACAGATGCGGTAGCTATAGCGTCATCAATCGGATATCCGGTGCTCGTTCGTCCTTCATATGTACTTGGCGGACGCGCGATGGAGATTGTTTATCAGGCAAGCGAACTCCTGCAATATATGGAGAATGCAGCCCGGGTTAATCCGGATCATCCCGTATTAGTAGACAGATACCTTGAAGGAAAAGAGATAGAAGTTGACGCGATTTCTGACGGAACGGACGTCTTTATCCCAGGAATGATGGAGCATATCGAACGCGCAGGTGTTCACTCAGGTGACTCGATCGCGGTCTATCCTCCACAAACACTTCCTGAAGAGATTAAACAAAAAATAATCAAAAGAACGATTTCTATTGCAAAAGGCTTAAATATAGTCGGTCTCTTGAACATCCAATTTGTGTGGCATAAAGATGAAGTTTACGTACTTGAAGTGAACCCGCGGTCCAGCCGAACAGTTCCATTCTTAAGTAAGATTACAGGTGTGCCGATGGCGAATGTAGCAACAAAAGTGATCTTAGGTGAAAGCCTGAAGAAACAAGGATATGAAACGGGCTACCAAAAGGAAGCAGATGAAGTTTCCGTAAAAGTTCCAGTGTTCTCATTCGCAAAACTGCGCCGGGTCGATACGTATTTAGGACCTGAAATGAAATCAACAGGTGAAGTAATGGGAAGGGATAAGAATCTTCAAAAAGCGCTTTATAAAGGTCTTATCGCTTCTGGAATGAAGATTCCGGCATACGGAACTGTGCTCTTTACAGTGGCAGATAAAGATAAAGCTGAAGCACTTGAAATGGTAAAAAGATTTTACGAGATCGGCTACACTATTATGGCAACAGAAGGAACAGCAAGCATTATCGAAAAAGAAGGGATTCCAGTAGATGTAGTCGGCAAAATCGGTTCTGAAGGAAGAAACCTGCTTGATGTTATTCGAAAAGGTGAAGCACAGTTTGTTGTAAACACACTGACAAAAGGAAAGATCCCGGCAAGAGACGGTTTCCGAATCCGAAGAGAGTGTGCTGAAAACGGTGTAGTTTGTCTGACAAACCTGGATACTTCTGTAGCTTTGTTAGAAGTTCTTGAATCCATCTCATTCTCAGCTCATGCTCTTTCATCCTTCACAAAAAATAAAAAGGTGCTCGTATGAAGAAACATTTGTTAAGCATTACTTCTAATACGGAAATTGCACGCAACATCTTTGAGATGAAACTGACTGGCCCTGGTACAGCAACAATGACTGTACCTGGTCAGTTTCTCCATGTCAGTGTCGGAAAACATACATCAAAACTGCTGCGCCGTCCGCTTTCAATCTGTGATGTTGATTTTGAGAAAGAAGAAGTCACACTTCTGTATAGAGCACAAGGAGAAGGAACAAAGCAATTAAGCCAAAAACAACCTGGTGAGATTGTTGATGTATTAGGACCTTTAGGAAACGGCTTTTTTCTTGAAACCATTGACGACAGTAAAACAGCATTACTGATCGGAGGCGGAATAGGAGTGCCTCCACTCTATTATCTTGGGAAGAAACTAAGAGAAAAAGGGTTGAAAGTTAAATTCATTTTAGGTTATCAATCTCTTGAAGACAGCTTTTATATCGAACAGTTTCAAGAAATAGGAGAAACAATCGTAACGACAGTTGATGGCTCTTTTGGCATTAAAGGATTTGTAACAGATGCGATGGATCAGCTTACTTCAGATGAACCTGTTATCTATTCGGTTGGACCTGCTGTAATGCTTAAAGCAGTTGAACAAAAAGCTGCTGGATTAAATGGATTCATCTCATTAGAAGAAAGAATGGGCTGTGGGATAGGTGCCTGCTTCGCATGCGTCTGCCCAACTGAAAACAGACAATCAGGCTATGTGAAAATATGCAACGATGGTCCTGTCTTTAAAATGGGGGAGGTTGTTTTATGAGCAGGTTGAGTGTTTCATTGCCTGGACTGAATATGAAGAATCCCATTCTGCCAGCATCAGGCTGTTTTGGATTCGGAAAAGAATACGCAAAATGGTACGACTTAAGCCTATTAGGCGGAATCACAATTAAGGCAGCTACCCTTGAAGGGCGATTCGGTAACCCTACACCACGTGTAGCGGAAACAGAAAGCGGCATGCTGAATGCAATAGGACTTCAGAATCCAGGGGTTAAAGGAATCATAGAAAATGAACTTCCTGCATTAGAGCCTTATAACATTCCCATCCTTGCTAACATTGCGGGATCGACTGAAGAAGAGTATATAGAAGTAACAAGACAAATCTCTGCTTCACCTCTAGTAAGTGCTGTAGAACTAAACATTTCTTGTCCTAATGTTAAAGAAGGCGGAATCCAGTTCGGAACACATTATAAATCTGCTGCTGATTTAACAAAAAAAGTGAAAAATGTTTCTGAAAAACCTGTTTACGTTAAACTTTCTCCGAACGTATCGAATATCACAGAAATGGCTGAAGCCGTTGAAGAAGCGGGTGCTGACGGTTTATCTATGATCAACACGCTTGTAGGCATGAAGCTTGATTGGAGAACAGGAAACCCTATACTAGCTAACAAAACAGGCGGACTTTCAGGACCAGCGATCAAACCGGTAGCCATCCGTATGATCTATGAAGTGAGCCAAAAAGTTTCGCTTCCAATTATAGGGATGGGCGGAGTGAGTACGGCTGAGGATGTTTTAGAAATGATGTCAGCGGGTGCTTCGGCTGTTGCAGTTGGAACGGCAAACTTCGTAAACCCATATGTGTGTCCGGAAATTATTGAGAAGCTTCCCGAGTTGTTAGATGAGATAGGCGTCGAGCAGATCAGTGAAATGACTGGAAGGAGTTTGAGGCAATGGAAAACCCCGTTATCATCGCGTTAGACTTTGAGAATGCAGATAAAGCGAAAGAGTTTCTTTCAAGTTTTAAAGGACAATCACCTTATGTAAAAGTAGGAATGGAACTTTACTATGCAGAGGGACCATCGTTTATCAAATGGCTGAAAGAAAGAAACTTTCGTATTTTCCTGGATTTAAAGCTTCACGATATCCCGACAACCGTTCATAAAGCAATGAAAGTGCTTGGCTCTCTCAATGTTGACATTGTCAACGTACATGCTGCAGGGGGAACTGCGATGCTGAAAGCAGCTAAGGAAGGTCTATTGGCAGCTGGTGCTTATCACACAAAATTGATAGCAGTTACACAGCTGACAAGTACAACTGAGAAAGTGCTGAGCGATGAACTTTTAATAAAAGATACCAGCTTAAACGACTGTGTTGCTCATTATGCAAAACTTGCAAAGGATTCAGGTTTAGACGGAGTAGTTTGTTCTGTTCAAGAAGCGAATTCTATTAAAAAAGTTTGCGGATACGATTTTTTAACAGTAACGCCAGGAATCAGACCACAAGGAGCAGATACTCACGATCAGGCGCGGATTGCGACACCTGCAGAAGCAGCTAGGATGGGTTCGGATTTTATGGTTATCGGAAGAAGCATTACACATTCGGATCAGCCAGTTAACACATATAAAGATATTTTAAACGAATGGAGAGAAAGCTATGAAAACAACAATCGCAAAACATTTGCTTAATATCAAAGCAGTTACACTTTCACCAGAGGAACCATACACATGGTCTTCAGGAATGAAATCTCCAATCTATTGTGATAACCGGTTGATTCTGGCTTATCCTGAACTGCGTAAACAAGTTGCTGAAGAATTAGTCTCAATGATTAAGAATCATTATCCTGAGGCCGATTTGATCGCTGGTACAGCTACTGCTGGCATCCCGCATGCTGCTTTCGTTGCAGACCAAATGAATTTACCGATGTGCTATGTAAGATCGAGTGCTAAAGCGCATGGTAAAGGAAAACAAATTGAAGGTCTAACCGAAAAAACGAAAAAAGCAGTTGTTGTTGAAGACTTAATTTCTACAGGTAAAAGCTCGATTCAAGCTTGTCAGGCACTTCAAGAAGCTGGAGTTGAAGTATTAGGTGTTGCAGCAATATTCAGCTATGGACTTGAAAAAGGGATAGAAGCTTTCGAAAAGGAAGGTGTTTCCTTCCAAACAGTCACGAATTTTAGTACATTAATAAAGGAAGCACAAGAAAGCGGTACGATTAGTGGACAAGGGCTTTCTTTATTAAAAGAATGGCAACTAGACCCTGAAAATTGGGGAGCTGCCTCTTTTTCCAAATAGTTTTCTAAGGAGAATACGATTTTGAGAAAAATGAACGGTGAAGAATTCGATGAGCTAGTATCTTTTTTTGACAGCATGGCACGGACATCTTGGCTAAAAAGAGTTCATGATACGTTGAAAGAAACGACAGGATCTTGGAAAGATAAGGACATTTTAGATGTTGGATGCGGAACTGGCAGGTTATTGCTCCGCGGAGCAGAAGAAGCAAACAAACTAGTAGGGGTTGATCTTTCATCAGAAATGGTGAAAGCGAGTATTCAGCAATTTTTCTATCATGAACTAAGCGGGAAGAGCCAGTTTTTGGTAGCTGATGCAGAAAACCTGCCTTTTGAAGATGAATCTTTTCATCTATCATTATCAACTTGCGTGATGTTTTTATTGCCAGATCCATCGAAGGGTATAAACGAGATAAATCGTGTACTGAAAAAAGATGGCCTGATCGCCATGCTTAATCCGAGCGAAAAGATGAGTCAAGAAACTGCTGCTCAGTACGCAAAAGAAAATGATATTTCTGGTTTTGAAAGAACGGCGTTATTGAAATGGTCGAATGTCAGTACAAGAAGACACCGTTATACGGCAGATGAAATGACGGCATTGCTCGAAGAACTTCATTTTTCAGAGGTAACACACAAAGAAGTACTCGGTGGACTTGCCATTATCAGCATGGCAAAAAAAGAGCAGGACAGCTAATCAATAGCTGTCCTGCTTTTTTGGATGGTTTTGAAAACATTACAGACTTGAAGGGGTTGATTTCCGCTCCAGGCGCTCCCTTTCCGCGGGGCGGGCGGTGAGCCTCCTGGCGCTTTGCGCCTTTAGGAGTCTCACCTGTCCC
This genomic interval carries:
- a CDS encoding dihydroorotate dehydrogenase electron transfer subunit; translation: MKKHLLSITSNTEIARNIFEMKLTGPGTATMTVPGQFLHVSVGKHTSKLLRRPLSICDVDFEKEEVTLLYRAQGEGTKQLSQKQPGEIVDVLGPLGNGFFLETIDDSKTALLIGGGIGVPPLYYLGKKLREKGLKVKFILGYQSLEDSFYIEQFQEIGETIVTTVDGSFGIKGFVTDAMDQLTSDEPVIYSVGPAVMLKAVEQKAAGLNGFISLEERMGCGIGACFACVCPTENRQSGYVKICNDGPVFKMGEVVL
- the pyrE gene encoding orotate phosphoribosyltransferase, translating into MKTTIAKHLLNIKAVTLSPEEPYTWSSGMKSPIYCDNRLILAYPELRKQVAEELVSMIKNHYPEADLIAGTATAGIPHAAFVADQMNLPMCYVRSSAKAHGKGKQIEGLTEKTKKAVVVEDLISTGKSSIQACQALQEAGVEVLGVAAIFSYGLEKGIEAFEKEGVSFQTVTNFSTLIKEAQESGTISGQGLSLLKEWQLDPENWGAASFSK
- a CDS encoding dihydroorotate dehydrogenase; the encoded protein is MSRLSVSLPGLNMKNPILPASGCFGFGKEYAKWYDLSLLGGITIKAATLEGRFGNPTPRVAETESGMLNAIGLQNPGVKGIIENELPALEPYNIPILANIAGSTEEEYIEVTRQISASPLVSAVELNISCPNVKEGGIQFGTHYKSAADLTKKVKNVSEKPVYVKLSPNVSNITEMAEAVEEAGADGLSMINTLVGMKLDWRTGNPILANKTGGLSGPAIKPVAIRMIYEVSQKVSLPIIGMGGVSTAEDVLEMMSAGASAVAVGTANFVNPYVCPEIIEKLPELLDEIGVEQISEMTGRSLRQWKTPLSSR
- a CDS encoding dihydroorotase, producing MGYLLKNASILDGNNNLIKTDILIEKDMIKKIEENIPFDQHEVFEAEGRLVTPGFVDLHVHLREPGGEHKETIETGTKAAVKGGYTTLAAMPNTRPVPDTIETMEFVQQRIKETASCRVLPYASITTRQIGKELTDFSGLLEKGAFAFTDDGVGVQSAGMMLKAMKEASENDAVIVAHCEDNTLLPKGGAFHEGQFTEKEGLPGIPSVSESVHIARDVLLAEAANARYHVCHVSTKESVRVIKDAKRAGIKVTAEVTPHHLILSDKDIKSNDTHYKMNPPLRSESDREALIQGLKEGTIDFIATDHAPHSAEEKNQDVELAPFGIVGLETAFPLLYSELVLNQEILTLQELVDMMTSKPAVSFNLPYGTLLEGAKADLTIVDLNKEEAIDTKTFVSKGKNTPFDGRVCKGWPVATIFEGKLVYNKEESFV
- the pyrF gene encoding orotidine-5'-phosphate decarboxylase — translated: MENPVIIALDFENADKAKEFLSSFKGQSPYVKVGMELYYAEGPSFIKWLKERNFRIFLDLKLHDIPTTVHKAMKVLGSLNVDIVNVHAAGGTAMLKAAKEGLLAAGAYHTKLIAVTQLTSTTEKVLSDELLIKDTSLNDCVAHYAKLAKDSGLDGVVCSVQEANSIKKVCGYDFLTVTPGIRPQGADTHDQARIATPAEAARMGSDFMVIGRSITHSDQPVNTYKDILNEWRESYENNNRKTFA
- a CDS encoding carbamoyl phosphate synthase small subunit; amino-acid sequence: MKRYLILEDGTIFNGLAFGSNREANGEVVFTTSMTGYQEVLTDPSYCDQIITFTYPLVGNYGINRSDYESIRPAASGIIVNEHAEFPNHHEGIQSLSSWLTAKDIPGLYGIDTRKLTRKIRQHGTLKGRLSNTIENAQEIIDEMNASPLSTDQVSKVSTKSPYHLPNSGNRVVVVDFGVKTGMLRELSRRLCDVIVVPYNTPAADIIRLQPDGVLLSNGPGDPKDVPAGITMIQELLNYNIPILGICLGHQLLALACGGDTEKLKFGHRGSNHPVRDLETGKIALTSQNHGYAVTENSLMNTSLELTHQAVNDGTVEGLKHKEKPAFSIQYHPEASPGPQDSNPIFDDFMNMIKTTKKEGLMQNA
- the carB gene encoding carbamoyl-phosphate synthase large subunit — its product is MPKRHDIRKILVIGSGPIVIGQAAEFDYAGTQACQALKEEGYEVVLVNSNPATIMTDPNMADKVYIEPLTLEFVSRIIRQERPDGLLATLGGQTGLNLAVELFNSGILEEYNVEFLGTKLPSIQQAEDRDLFRELMRELNEPVPESAIVHNMDEAREFVEEHGYPVIIRPAFTLGGTGGGIVTDKEEFLEITPAGLHASPVGQVLIEKSIAGFKEIEYEVMRDKNDTAIVVCNMENIDPVGIHTGDSIVVAPSQTLTDRDYQLLRNASLKIIRALKIEGGCNVQLALDPDSSQYYVIEVNPRVSRSSALASKATGYPIAKLAAKIAVGYTLDEIKNPVTGTTYACFEPALDYIVTKIPRWPFDKFEGANRKLGTQMKATGEVMAIGRNFEESLLKAVRSLEISAFHLEVKENHLTESEVEEKILRADDERLFYIAEAFRMGITVEQIHEWTKIDLFFLEKLHGIILLEDRVKERKHDAGILQKAKEKGFSDKWIAEAWGMDEYELYKFRQNENIMPVFKMVDTCAAEFESATPYYYGTYGDEDESVITDKKSVVVLGSGPIRIGQGIEFDYATVHTVWAIQEAGYEAIIINNNPETVSTDFSMSDKLYFEPLTVEDVMHVIQHEKPEGVIVQFGGQTAINLSEELERRGIKILGTSLDSMDLAEDRERFEKVMQKLSIPQPAGKTAFSVTDAVAIASSIGYPVLVRPSYVLGGRAMEIVYQASELLQYMENAARVNPDHPVLVDRYLEGKEIEVDAISDGTDVFIPGMMEHIERAGVHSGDSIAVYPPQTLPEEIKQKIIKRTISIAKGLNIVGLLNIQFVWHKDEVYVLEVNPRSSRTVPFLSKITGVPMANVATKVILGESLKKQGYETGYQKEADEVSVKVPVFSFAKLRRVDTYLGPEMKSTGEVMGRDKNLQKALYKGLIASGMKIPAYGTVLFTVADKDKAEALEMVKRFYEIGYTIMATEGTASIIEKEGIPVDVVGKIGSEGRNLLDVIRKGEAQFVVNTLTKGKIPARDGFRIRRECAENGVVCLTNLDTSVALLEVLESISFSAHALSSFTKNKKVLV
- a CDS encoding class I SAM-dependent methyltransferase; translation: MNGEEFDELVSFFDSMARTSWLKRVHDTLKETTGSWKDKDILDVGCGTGRLLLRGAEEANKLVGVDLSSEMVKASIQQFFYHELSGKSQFLVADAENLPFEDESFHLSLSTCVMFLLPDPSKGINEINRVLKKDGLIAMLNPSEKMSQETAAQYAKENDISGFERTALLKWSNVSTRRHRYTADEMTALLEELHFSEVTHKEVLGGLAIISMAKKEQDS